One window of Nostoc sp. C052 genomic DNA carries:
- a CDS encoding nuclear transport factor 2 family protein, with protein sequence MTNIFTALVRRQLKFPANIWLVSCLLTIGLTSGWQRTLATTPQQLAQAGTAQNAPADLKNLLTQVDAAASRADVKGVLQFYSPNFTHGDGLNFQTLEKSLTSLWQRYPKLQYTTKLLSSKAEGNGVIAETETKITGLPSGSNNKLSLNATIKSRQRIEGGKIVRQDVLSERTLLTSGSKPPQIDIKLPQQVVVGQKYNFDAIVQEPLGDDFLLGTALEEAIQPEKFLNPTPVDLELLTSGGLFKVGQAPSTPGSQWVSAVILRGNGMTMVTQRLQVVKK encoded by the coding sequence ATGACTAACATTTTTACCGCCTTAGTGAGACGCCAACTGAAATTTCCAGCAAATATCTGGCTGGTTTCCTGCCTACTGACTATTGGTTTAACAAGTGGTTGGCAACGCACTCTGGCGACGACACCACAGCAATTAGCCCAAGCAGGTACAGCCCAAAATGCACCAGCCGATCTGAAAAACCTATTGACACAAGTTGATGCAGCTGCCAGTCGGGCCGACGTGAAAGGGGTGTTGCAATTTTACAGCCCCAATTTCACTCATGGGGATGGATTAAACTTCCAAACCCTAGAAAAGTCTTTAACTTCACTTTGGCAACGATATCCGAAATTGCAATATACAACAAAATTGTTATCTTCAAAAGCTGAGGGCAATGGGGTTATTGCCGAAACAGAAACGAAGATAACTGGCTTACCTTCTGGTAGCAATAATAAATTGTCTCTCAATGCCACAATTAAATCACGTCAGCGCATTGAAGGCGGGAAAATAGTTCGTCAAGACGTTTTGTCAGAACGCACCCTACTTACCTCTGGTAGCAAGCCGCCCCAAATTGATATTAAGTTACCACAGCAGGTGGTGGTTGGTCAGAAGTATAATTTTGATGCGATCGTCCAAGAACCACTTGGCGATGATTTTTTACTAGGAACGGCGCTAGAAGAAGCCATCCAACCAGAGAAATTTCTCAACCCCACACCTGTGGATTTGGAATTACTAACATCTGGCGGACTGTTTAAAGTAGGACAAGCACCATCTACCCCTGGTAGCCAATGGGTTTCTGCTGTCATTCTGCGGGGTAATGGAATGACGATGGTAACTCAGCGTCTACAAGTGGTGAAAAAGTAG
- the murG gene encoding undecaprenyldiphospho-muramoylpentapeptide beta-N-acetylglucosaminyltransferase, translating into MANAPIRLLIAASGTGGHLFPAIALAEKLPDYQIEWLGVPDRLETQLVPKQYPLNTIAVEGFQQGFGLSSIRILGKLALSILEVRRILKQGNFQGVFTTGGYIAGPAVIAARSLGLPVVFHESNALPGKVTRFFGPWCSAVALGFEVAANYLPRAKNVYVGTPVRAQFLDGAIDAPLDLAIPDGVPLIVVFGGSQGAVAVNKLVRESAKAWFDAGIYVVHLTGDRDLEADSLKHPQYIALPFYNNMAALLQRATLAISRSGAGSLTELAVCGTPAILIPYPFAAEDHQSYNADVFTKAGAALTLKQSELTAEALQSNVLNLLQSPQELAKMGEKAKAIAVPDSAEKLAQLVREVVET; encoded by the coding sequence ATGGCAAACGCACCGATACGATTATTAATAGCTGCCAGTGGGACTGGTGGACATTTGTTTCCAGCGATCGCACTGGCAGAAAAACTTCCAGATTATCAAATAGAATGGCTGGGAGTACCCGATCGGCTAGAAACTCAACTTGTCCCCAAACAGTATCCCTTGAATACTATTGCAGTTGAAGGGTTTCAGCAAGGGTTTGGACTCTCCTCAATTCGGATTTTGGGTAAACTCGCCCTTTCGATTCTAGAAGTCAGACGAATTCTCAAACAGGGAAATTTTCAAGGGGTGTTTACCACAGGCGGTTACATTGCCGGGCCAGCCGTCATTGCAGCGCGTTCCCTTGGTTTACCCGTAGTTTTTCACGAATCTAACGCCTTACCAGGTAAAGTAACTCGCTTTTTTGGCCCTTGGTGTAGTGCGGTAGCTTTGGGATTTGAAGTTGCTGCTAACTATTTACCCCGTGCCAAAAATGTCTATGTTGGTACTCCCGTAAGAGCGCAATTTCTGGATGGGGCAATTGATGCACCACTTGATTTAGCGATTCCTGATGGTGTTCCTTTAATTGTCGTCTTTGGTGGTAGCCAGGGTGCTGTTGCCGTGAATAAGTTAGTGCGCGAATCTGCAAAAGCTTGGTTTGATGCTGGTATTTATGTAGTACATTTAACTGGCGATCGCGATCTAGAAGCAGATAGTCTCAAACATCCACAGTACATAGCCTTACCTTTTTACAACAATATGGCTGCCTTGTTGCAAAGAGCAACTCTTGCTATTAGTCGTTCTGGCGCAGGTAGCTTGACAGAATTGGCAGTGTGTGGAACACCAGCGATTTTGATTCCTTACCCCTTTGCCGCCGAAGACCATCAATCTTACAATGCAGACGTATTTACCAAAGCGGGTGCAGCGTTAACTTTGAAGCAATCGGAGTTGACGGCAGAAGCATTGCAAAGTAATGTGTTGAACTTATTGCAGTCACCGCAAGAGTTAGCAAAGATGGGGGAAAAAGCAAAAGCGATCGCTGTTCCTGATAGTGCCGAAAAGTTGGCGCAGTTAGTGCGTGAGGTAGTAGAAACTTAA
- the psbA gene encoding photosystem II q(b) protein, with protein sequence MTTTLQRRESANVWDRFCEWITSTNNRIYIGWFGVVMIPTLLAATACFVIAFIAAPPVDIDGIREPVAGSLIYGNNIISGAVVPSSNAIGLHFYPIWEAASLDEWLYNGGPYQLVIFHFLIGIFCYMGREWELSYRLGMRPWIAIAYSAPVAAASAVFLVYPIGQGSFSDGMPLGISGTFNFMIVFQAEHNILMHPFHQLGVAGVFGGSLFSAMHGSLVTSSLVRETTETESQNYGYKFGQEEETYNIVAAHGYFGRLIFQYASFNNSRSLHFFLAAWPVIGIWFTALGVSTMAFNLNGFNFNQSIIDSEGRVIATWADVINRANLGMEVMHERNAHNFPLDLAAGDVAPVALTAPAING encoded by the coding sequence ATGACAACAACCTTACAACGTCGCGAAAGCGCCAACGTATGGGATCGATTCTGCGAATGGATCACCAGCACCAACAACCGGATCTACATCGGTTGGTTCGGCGTAGTCATGATCCCCACCCTGCTAGCAGCAACCGCTTGCTTCGTAATCGCCTTCATCGCCGCACCTCCAGTAGACATCGATGGTATCCGTGAACCAGTAGCAGGTTCCTTAATTTACGGAAACAACATCATCTCTGGTGCAGTAGTACCTTCCTCCAACGCTATCGGCTTGCACTTCTACCCAATTTGGGAAGCAGCTTCCTTAGATGAGTGGTTGTACAACGGCGGTCCTTACCAATTGGTAATCTTCCACTTCCTGATCGGCATATTCTGCTACATGGGTCGTGAATGGGAACTATCCTACCGCTTAGGTATGCGTCCTTGGATTGCGATCGCTTATTCTGCTCCAGTAGCAGCAGCCAGCGCAGTCTTCTTGGTATACCCCATCGGACAAGGTTCATTCTCTGACGGTATGCCCTTGGGTATTTCTGGAACCTTCAACTTCATGATCGTGTTCCAAGCAGAACACAACATCTTGATGCACCCCTTCCACCAACTAGGTGTAGCTGGTGTATTCGGCGGAAGTTTGTTCAGTGCAATGCACGGTTCTTTGGTAACTTCTTCCTTGGTTCGTGAAACAACTGAGACTGAATCACAAAACTACGGTTACAAATTCGGTCAAGAAGAAGAAACCTACAACATCGTTGCAGCCCACGGCTACTTCGGTCGTCTAATCTTCCAATACGCTTCATTCAACAACAGCCGTTCACTGCACTTCTTCTTAGCAGCATGGCCTGTAATCGGCATCTGGTTCACCGCCTTGGGTGTCAGCACAATGGCGTTCAACTTGAACGGTTTCAACTTCAACCAATCAATCATTGACTCTGAAGGTCGTGTGATTGCAACTTGGGCGGATGTAATCAACCGCGCTAACCTGGGTATGGAAGTAATGCACGAGCGTAACGCTCACAACTTCCCTCTAGATTTGGCTGCTGGTGATGTTGCTCCTGTAGCTTTAACCGCTCCTGCTATCAACGGTTAA
- the rpsU gene encoding 30S ribosomal protein S21: protein MTQVVLGENEGIESALRRFKREVSKAGIFQDMRKKRHFETPIEKEKRKAIARHKQRRTLRSRFN from the coding sequence ATGACACAAGTAGTTTTAGGGGAGAATGAAGGTATTGAATCAGCCTTGAGAAGATTTAAACGGGAAGTTTCTAAAGCAGGAATTTTCCAAGATATGAGAAAAAAGCGTCATTTCGAGACGCCCATAGAAAAAGAAAAGCGTAAAGCAATTGCTAGGCACAAACAACGTCGTACACTACGTTCTCGCTTCAATTAA
- a CDS encoding RNA-binding protein: MSIYVGNLSYQVTEEDLKLAFAEYGKVSRVQLPTDRETGRPRGFAFVEMESDTQEQAAIDALDGAEWMGRDLKVNKAKPREERSSSPRGNWGGGNARRNNNRY; this comes from the coding sequence ATGTCAATTTACGTCGGAAACCTGTCCTATCAGGTTACAGAAGAGGACCTTAAGCTGGCTTTTGCAGAATACGGAAAAGTAAGTCGTGTTCAACTACCCACAGATCGGGAAACAGGCCGGCCGCGTGGGTTCGCTTTTGTAGAAATGGAATCAGACACCCAAGAACAAGCTGCTATTGATGCACTTGATGGTGCTGAATGGATGGGACGTGATTTGAAAGTCAACAAAGCTAAACCTCGTGAGGAAAGAAGCAGCTCTCCTCGTGGTAACTGGGGTGGCGGTAACGCTCGCCGCAACAATAATCGCTACTAA
- a CDS encoding 3'(2'),5'-bisphosphate nucleotidase CysQ has product MKDLQEILAIAREVGWGAAEILRSYYHGTAKDPNLEVQYKQNEPVTVADVAVSQYILQSLQATLGNEDFAYISEETYQSSTIATHSAPWVWIIDPLDGTRDFIEKTGDYAVHIALVKEKRPVLAVVAVPETQKLYYATKGGGTFVETRDGSVPLQVSSGKRIEDLTLVVSRSHRNQRLDHLLQNLPSQNHKSVGSVGCKIAALVEQNADIYISLSGKSAPKDWDIAAPELILTEAGGKFTHFDGTPLQYNTGDINQWGGLLASNGEYHELLCQEAEKILAQFDHS; this is encoded by the coding sequence ATGAAAGACTTACAAGAAATATTAGCGATCGCTCGTGAGGTAGGTTGGGGCGCAGCAGAGATACTGCGATCGTATTATCACGGCACTGCAAAAGACCCGAATCTAGAAGTACAATACAAGCAGAATGAGCCTGTCACCGTTGCCGATGTCGCCGTAAGTCAATACATTTTGCAGAGTCTACAAGCAACTTTAGGTAACGAAGATTTTGCTTATATCAGTGAAGAAACTTATCAATCGTCAACTATTGCTACACATTCCGCTCCTTGGGTATGGATCATTGACCCTTTGGATGGTACACGAGATTTTATCGAAAAAACTGGGGATTATGCAGTTCACATTGCTTTAGTTAAGGAAAAACGCCCAGTATTAGCAGTGGTGGCAGTACCAGAGACTCAAAAGTTATATTACGCTACCAAAGGTGGGGGTACATTTGTAGAAACCCGTGATGGGTCTGTTCCTTTACAAGTGTCGTCAGGCAAACGAATTGAAGATTTAACTTTAGTTGTTAGTCGATCGCACCGCAACCAACGCTTAGATCACTTATTACAGAACTTACCCTCTCAAAATCATAAATCTGTGGGTAGTGTAGGCTGTAAAATCGCCGCCCTTGTCGAGCAAAATGCAGATATCTACATTTCTCTTTCTGGTAAGTCTGCGCCCAAAGATTGGGATATAGCAGCCCCAGAATTGATTTTAACGGAAGCTGGTGGTAAATTTACTCACTTCGATGGTACTCCGTTGCAGTACAACACTGGTGATATTAATCAATGGGGAGGCTTACTGGCTAGTAATGGTGAATATCACGAATTACTGTGTCAGGAAGCAGAAAAGATTTTAGCGCAGTTTGACCACAGTTAA
- a CDS encoding sugar kinase — MDNPKSKIQNPKSDRGLFVGLVTLDLIYLAESAPKSNQKIVATDYTVAAGGPATNAAVTFSHLGNQATVLGVVGSHPMTQLIRGDLANYKVAIADLEPTTDLAPPVSSIIVTQATGERSVISINAVKTQVSSASTPADILQNVNILLIDGHQMAVSYALAQMAKAKNIAIVIDAGSWKPGFEQILPFVDYAICSANFYPPNCETREDVFAYLSGFDIPHIAITHGQNPIEYLSCTKTGIVDVPQIQAVDTLGAGDIFHGAFCHYILRESFTDALGLAANIAADSCKFFGTRRWMDLN, encoded by the coding sequence ATGGATAATCCAAAATCCAAAATCCAAAATCCAAAATCGGATCGTGGGTTATTTGTAGGTTTAGTAACCTTGGATTTGATTTACCTGGCTGAATCTGCCCCTAAGAGTAACCAGAAGATTGTCGCTACTGACTATACTGTAGCGGCAGGGGGGCCAGCTACCAACGCGGCTGTGACTTTCAGCCATTTAGGTAATCAAGCTACAGTCTTGGGTGTAGTGGGTTCTCACCCGATGACGCAGCTAATTCGAGGTGATTTGGCAAATTATAAAGTTGCGATCGCAGACCTTGAGCCTACCACTGATTTAGCACCGCCTGTATCTTCAATTATTGTCACCCAAGCCACAGGTGAACGATCTGTGATTTCCATCAATGCTGTCAAAACTCAAGTCAGCAGCGCATCTACACCAGCAGATATTTTGCAAAATGTCAATATATTACTGATTGATGGGCATCAGATGGCGGTTAGTTATGCTCTCGCCCAAATGGCTAAAGCCAAGAATATTGCAATAGTAATTGATGCTGGTAGTTGGAAGCCTGGATTTGAGCAAATTCTGCCATTTGTGGATTACGCCATCTGTTCAGCTAATTTTTATCCCCCTAACTGCGAGACTAGAGAAGATGTTTTTGCTTATCTCAGTGGATTTGATATTCCTCACATCGCCATTACCCACGGACAAAACCCAATTGAATACTTGAGTTGCACTAAAACTGGTATCGTAGATGTGCCGCAGATTCAAGCGGTTGATACCTTAGGGGCTGGAGATATTTTCCACGGTGCTTTCTGTCATTACATTTTAAGGGAAAGTTTTACTGATGCACTAGGATTAGCAGCTAATATTGCTGCTGATTCTTGTAAATTTTTTGGTACACGGCGCTGGATGGATTTAAATTAA
- the rsmI gene encoding 16S rRNA (cytidine(1402)-2'-O)-methyltransferase, producing the protein MQTDPKPGTLYVVGTPIGNLEDITFRAVRILQTVDIIAAEDTRHTGKLLQHFQVKTPQVSYHEHNRTSRIPELLEHLVNHKAIALVSDAGMPGISDPGYELVKACIEAGIPVVPIPGASAAITALSAAGLPTDRFVFEGFLPSKSQQRQEHLESLQTESRTLIFYESPHRLRDTLQDLAEVWGSDRQIVLGRELTKLYEEFWRGTIAEAIAHYTQREPQGEYTLVVAGIPLSQPQLTEEELIAELKQLISQGISRSQASRQLAKATFLPRRQLYQLALSIVFSPES; encoded by the coding sequence ATGCAAACCGATCCAAAACCAGGAACACTTTACGTTGTCGGCACACCAATTGGCAACCTGGAAGATATAACCTTTCGGGCGGTGCGAATTTTACAGACTGTGGATATCATTGCGGCGGAAGACACCCGTCATACAGGGAAACTGCTACAGCATTTTCAAGTTAAGACACCCCAGGTAAGTTACCACGAACACAATCGTACTAGCCGCATCCCAGAATTATTAGAGCATTTAGTTAATCATAAAGCGATCGCTCTGGTGAGTGATGCTGGGATGCCAGGTATTTCTGATCCTGGATATGAACTGGTGAAAGCCTGTATTGAGGCGGGAATTCCAGTAGTTCCTATTCCTGGCGCTAGTGCAGCAATTACCGCTTTGAGTGCAGCCGGATTACCAACGGATCGGTTTGTCTTTGAAGGCTTCCTCCCGTCTAAAAGTCAACAGAGACAAGAACATTTAGAATCTCTGCAAACAGAATCTCGCACACTAATTTTCTACGAATCGCCCCACCGCTTGCGAGATACTTTACAAGACTTAGCAGAGGTTTGGGGAAGCGATCGCCAAATTGTGCTAGGACGGGAGTTAACTAAATTGTATGAAGAATTTTGGCGGGGGACAATTGCTGAGGCGATCGCTCACTACACCCAACGGGAACCCCAAGGTGAATATACATTAGTCGTGGCAGGAATTCCACTCAGTCAGCCCCAACTGACAGAAGAGGAGTTGATAGCCGAATTGAAACAGTTAATTAGTCAGGGAATATCGCGATCGCAAGCTAGTCGTCAGTTAGCAAAAGCTACTTTTCTTCCCCGTCGCCAACTCTACCAACTAGCTCTTTCTATAGTTTTTAGTCCTGAGTCTTGA
- a CDS encoding phosphate/phosphite/phosphonate ABC transporter substrate-binding protein, translating into MFLRFPRRLFLFNLLGLTFAACQAKKDKDFEGTLTVGTINYGGGEQIINQYAKFNTYLGEKTNAYIQLEPVFNENRAVERLKSRAWSLVFAPPGLAAIAIARYQYVPLFPLIGISNLRSIFVVRKDSPITELKQLQGQTVALGQLGSATGYYFPLYNLYGTTLADILFAPTPKAALEFVAQGKAIACAVSEAELSLYGSQLAPTEFRILFKDPHYVPLGVVLIGPNIELNRQEFIRKVMSDSPSGLAQEVGYVPNGQVPDYKYMISVVDRVSSISSKLQIKPVRLF; encoded by the coding sequence ATGTTTTTGCGATTTCCTCGTCGTTTATTTCTGTTTAATCTGCTAGGTCTCACATTTGCTGCCTGCCAAGCAAAAAAAGACAAAGACTTTGAAGGCACGTTAACTGTTGGTACTATCAACTATGGTGGAGGCGAACAGATAATTAACCAATATGCTAAATTTAATACTTACTTGGGTGAAAAGACAAATGCCTATATTCAGCTAGAGCCTGTCTTTAATGAAAATAGAGCGGTTGAGCGCCTTAAGTCTCGTGCTTGGTCATTGGTATTTGCTCCACCGGGTTTAGCTGCGATCGCGATCGCACGCTACCAATATGTTCCCCTATTTCCTTTAATAGGTATTAGTAATTTGCGTTCCATCTTCGTTGTTCGCAAAGACAGTCCGATAACAGAGTTGAAACAACTACAAGGTCAAACAGTGGCTTTAGGACAGTTAGGTTCAGCCACAGGATATTATTTCCCTCTTTACAATCTTTATGGTACAACACTAGCTGACATACTATTTGCACCCACACCCAAAGCCGCGCTAGAATTCGTCGCTCAAGGAAAAGCGATCGCCTGTGCCGTTTCGGAGGCGGAATTAAGTCTCTACGGTTCGCAGTTGGCCCCAACTGAATTTCGCATACTATTTAAAGATCCGCACTATGTACCATTAGGTGTGGTCTTGATTGGGCCTAATATAGAACTTAATCGTCAAGAGTTTATCCGCAAAGTGATGAGTGATTCGCCTTCAGGTTTAGCTCAAGAAGTGGGGTATGTACCCAATGGACAAGTACCAGATTACAAATACATGATTTCTGTTGTTGATCGGGTAAGCTCGATTAGTTCTAAGCTGCAAATAAAGCCTGTGCGTTTATTTTGA
- a CDS encoding DUF3365 domain-containing protein: MLNKITLNNLKIGAKFNLLLILVFIISILGSGIALSSVLQGRAQNEVTSQAQILIQMVNAVRNYTQNRIDPLLEPRLDTNPTFMPEVVPTFSSKEVFENFRKKPEFKNFFHKDATLNPTNLADKADNFETQLVERFRNEPNTLEITGFRKLSEGEVFYIARPLKITQEKCLRCHSTPDQAPKSQLVNYGSENGFGWQLNQIVSAQIISVPSQEIFANAKRTWILIMGLLITIFAIVVFLINFLIKKYVIQRIRRIEKIAQKVSVGDMSADFEESSNDEIGGLAEAFNRMKASLKIAMEMLNSQS; this comes from the coding sequence ATGCTAAACAAAATTACGTTAAATAACTTAAAAATAGGTGCTAAATTTAACTTACTTTTAATATTAGTCTTCATCATCAGTATTTTGGGAAGTGGCATTGCCTTATCCAGTGTACTTCAAGGGAGAGCGCAAAATGAAGTAACTTCTCAAGCGCAGATTCTCATCCAAATGGTGAACGCAGTTAGAAACTATACACAAAATCGCATAGATCCCCTATTGGAACCTAGACTAGATACTAATCCGACGTTCATGCCTGAAGTAGTACCAACTTTTTCATCTAAAGAGGTTTTTGAGAATTTTCGTAAAAAGCCTGAATTTAAAAACTTTTTTCATAAAGATGCAACACTTAATCCAACTAATTTAGCGGATAAAGCTGATAATTTTGAAACTCAACTTGTAGAACGTTTTCGCAACGAACCCAATACTCTAGAAATTACAGGCTTTCGTAAATTGTCAGAAGGCGAAGTATTTTACATTGCACGACCACTAAAGATTACACAAGAGAAATGCTTGCGATGTCATTCTACACCAGATCAGGCTCCTAAGAGTCAGTTGGTAAATTATGGCTCAGAAAATGGTTTTGGCTGGCAACTCAATCAGATTGTTTCTGCCCAAATAATCTCTGTTCCTTCTCAAGAGATTTTTGCCAATGCCAAACGAACTTGGATATTGATCATGGGACTTTTAATTACGATCTTTGCGATCGTAGTTTTCTTAATTAACTTCTTAATCAAAAAATATGTGATTCAGCGCATCAGAAGAATAGAGAAAATTGCCCAAAAAGTTAGCGTTGGTGATATGAGCGCTGATTTTGAAGAAAGCTCTAATGATGAAATCGGCGGATTAGCAGAAGCATTTAATCGAATGAAAGCTAGCTTAAAAATAGCTATGGAAATGCTTAATAGCCAGAGCTAG
- the pqqE gene encoding pyrroloquinoline quinone biosynthesis protein PqqE, with amino-acid sequence MTIDRPLSLIAELTYRCPLRCPYCSNPLNYGDRQYRQELSTEDWLRVIQQASDLGVLQLGLTGGEPLVRKDLELLVAAAAKAELYTTLITAATLLTPERATQLRDAGLDHVQISIQDSRAAESDYIAGTPSFQQKLEAARLVKSLGFPLTLNFVLHRQNLDRIDEILELCEVLKADRVELANTQYYGWAYRNRTVLLPTCQQLERADAAVALARERNICPMGILYVLPDYYEDYPKPCMGGWGNRALAIAPNGDVLPCQAASSIPELEFANVRNHSLDWIWFESPAFNRFRGTEWMPEPCQSCDRRQLDFGGCRCQALLLTNNAAATDPVCHLSPHHHLITTVTKQANQENLDSPLPLVYRSMQM; translated from the coding sequence ATGACAATTGATAGACCTTTAAGCTTGATTGCAGAATTGACGTATCGCTGCCCACTGCGTTGTCCGTACTGCTCCAACCCGCTTAATTATGGCGATCGCCAGTATCGTCAAGAACTTTCCACCGAAGATTGGTTGCGAGTGATTCAGCAAGCCTCGGACTTGGGCGTGTTACAGCTTGGCTTGACCGGCGGCGAACCACTGGTACGAAAAGATTTAGAATTACTTGTGGCCGCAGCAGCCAAAGCCGAACTATATACCACTTTGATTACTGCTGCGACGCTGTTAACTCCAGAACGAGCGACACAGCTACGTGATGCCGGACTCGATCACGTACAAATTAGCATCCAAGATAGTCGTGCTGCTGAGTCAGACTATATTGCAGGAACTCCCTCTTTTCAGCAAAAACTAGAGGCAGCAAGATTAGTAAAATCTTTGGGTTTCCCGCTGACACTTAATTTTGTTCTGCATCGGCAAAACCTAGATAGGATTGATGAGATTTTAGAACTGTGTGAGGTTTTAAAAGCAGACCGAGTTGAATTAGCGAACACTCAGTATTATGGCTGGGCATATCGCAACCGTACTGTTTTATTACCCACCTGTCAGCAGCTAGAACGAGCAGATGCCGCAGTGGCATTAGCTAGAGAGCGCAACATCTGCCCAATGGGCATCTTATATGTGCTTCCAGACTATTATGAAGATTATCCCAAACCATGTATGGGTGGCTGGGGCAATCGAGCTTTAGCGATCGCTCCCAATGGCGATGTGTTACCTTGCCAAGCCGCCAGTTCGATTCCAGAACTAGAATTTGCTAACGTCCGCAACCATTCACTAGATTGGATTTGGTTTGAATCACCTGCTTTTAATCGCTTCCGGGGAACAGAATGGATGCCTGAGCCTTGCCAAAGTTGCGATCGCCGCCAGCTTGATTTTGGTGGTTGCCGTTGCCAAGCGTTACTTTTGACGAACAATGCTGCTGCCACTGATCCTGTCTGTCATCTGTCACCACACCATCACCTGATTACTACAGTCACCAAGCAGGCAAATCAAGAAAACTTGGATTCACCCCTACCTTTGGTTTATCGCTCCATGCAAATGTAA
- the pqqD gene encoding pyrroloquinoline quinone biosynthesis peptide chaperone PqqD gives MSTIENHARPRLVRGVRLRWDDLRKQHWLLVPEGALKLNSTAAAILALCNGERTLNAIASELEKQYQDKNVVEDVRDLLSRISKRGLLIVESNSQEAEVSLKTDK, from the coding sequence ATGAGTACTATAGAAAATCATGCTCGACCGCGCCTAGTTCGTGGTGTGCGTTTACGCTGGGATGACCTGAGAAAGCAGCATTGGCTCCTGGTTCCAGAAGGGGCACTAAAATTAAACTCCACAGCAGCAGCAATTCTGGCACTTTGTAATGGTGAGCGAACTCTAAATGCGATCGCATCAGAGTTAGAGAAACAGTACCAGGACAAAAATGTGGTAGAGGATGTGCGCGATCTGCTCTCTCGAATTAGTAAACGAGGATTATTAATTGTAGAAAGCAATAGCCAAGAGGCAGAAGTTAGTTTAAAAACTGACAAATAA
- the pqqC gene encoding pyrroloquinoline-quinone synthase PqqC, with protein sequence MLELVKEPLPWTQTELEAVLRSQHRRYHHLHPFHARMNSGDLTPTEVRRWVANRFYYQKSIPLKDAAILSNCTDLEVRREWIQRIIDHDGQGDNEGGIEAWLKLGKAVGLSRQELLEDQHVLPGVQYSVDAYVNFCRTKPWIEAVAASLTELFGPDAIRVRLVALEEHYPWIDPAGFDYFRARLHQAPRDAQYALKQVLKHCKTRDSQERAVQALVFKCNLLWSQLEAIEQGDTRPQEG encoded by the coding sequence GTGTTGGAATTAGTTAAAGAACCTCTCCCGTGGACTCAGACAGAACTAGAGGCTGTATTGCGATCGCAACATCGCCGCTATCATCATCTGCATCCATTTCATGCGAGGATGAACAGTGGTGATTTAACGCCAACAGAAGTACGACGCTGGGTAGCAAATAGATTTTACTATCAAAAAAGTATTCCCCTGAAAGATGCTGCGATCTTGTCAAACTGCACTGATTTAGAAGTGCGACGAGAATGGATTCAACGCATCATCGATCATGACGGTCAAGGTGATAACGAAGGTGGTATTGAGGCATGGTTAAAACTCGGTAAAGCTGTAGGATTGTCTCGTCAGGAACTCTTAGAAGACCAGCACGTACTGCCAGGAGTTCAATATTCAGTGGATGCCTACGTTAACTTTTGTCGCACTAAACCTTGGATTGAGGCAGTGGCTGCATCACTAACTGAACTGTTTGGCCCAGATGCAATTCGAGTCCGCTTAGTTGCCTTAGAAGAGCATTACCCGTGGATCGACCCGGCTGGATTTGACTACTTCCGGGCCCGTCTTCACCAAGCACCCAGAGATGCTCAATATGCCCTCAAGCAAGTCCTGAAACACTGTAAAACTCGTGATTCTCAAGAACGAGCAGTACAGGCTTTAGTATTCAAATGCAATTTGTTATGGAGCCAGTTAGAGGCAATTGAACAAGGCGATACTAGACCTCAAGAAGGGTAG